Within Capra hircus breed San Clemente chromosome 7, ASM170441v1, whole genome shotgun sequence, the genomic segment TACCTCACCCCATCTCACCTTACTCCACTTACTCCCATAAACTGGAATTAGAACCTGAAGCCTCCATCAGCCGGTGATGCCCAGCCCCACATTTCTCTCAGGAGACTtgctcagctgtgtgaccttagataaatctcttcacctctctgagccttggttttcatATCTGACATACAGAATTTAAACTAGTTGAGCTCTGAGGTTctgttctctgagtctgtgaCTCTATAACACTGGCTGCAGTGTTTGAATTTGTTCTTGAGTCGgttaccaaaacaaaaacaatctctCTCCTCCcaactcttcctttctcttctactCTTTCTCttatcccttctctctctctcaagtttTCCACCTAGTTGTATTTAACTCTTATTTAGAGACTTATTATCCAAGCTCATTATGAGTAATTATTCAGTCTGAACAGAAAACAGGAACAGCGCTAGTTTAATTTAATGCTTTTCTAGTTCACTTAATTAGCAATAAGTCTTGGCAAAATGCTGGAATTCACAGGGTCCTGACTTGGTGGGTGGGTAGGGGAGGCCGAGTGCTgttcttggaaagaaagaagtttcaGGGCACAATGTGGGAGGAGGCAAGGGCTGAGCTGCCAGTGAGCTGGGCTGTGCCATCTGTCCAGGCTGAGGCAGGCTCCTGAGAGTGAAAGACTGTAGATTACACAGGCTGCAAGTACCTGAGGTCAGGTATAGCATAGCGCTTATTAAGCACTTGTTGTATGCCAGACTCTAGTAACCACTAACCTGTTTCTGTATctatctatgagtttgttttattttgaaatcatgtggaccaccagaaaagtctttctccatctgacttaatATAATACCTTCAGGCtctaaggcttcccttgtggctcagctggtaaagaatctacctgcaatgcaggaaacctgggctgggaagatcccctggaaaagggaaaggctacccactccagtgttctggcctggagaattccatggactgcatagtccatggggtcgcaaagagtgggacacaactgagccactttcactccaCTTCAGGCTCCATcgatgttgttgcaaatggcaggatttaatttttttttatggctgaatagtattcctgtgtgtgtgtgtgtgtgtgtgtgtgtgtgtgtgtgtgtgtgtgtgaaacatctttatccattcatccactgatggacacttagatcaTTCAGTTCTTAAGGAGGGTGCATTCTTCTCTTGTCGTGGAGTCCTGCAGGCATTTTgatgagggaaggagagagtttCCTGTTTGGTGCTACTGGCTATTGTACGGCTCTTTCCCTTTTCACAGAGGGAGGCCTAAGGCTCACAGCTTTGACAACAGAATCCAGCTCAAAGTCAATATTGTTCagctttgactttttaaaatagtttaaatctATTTATGGAAAATGATGATGGCTTTCCATGTATGAAAGTGATATAAAGTTTCCTTTGtagtaaaaacaaaagaattgtCCTGGAGAAAAGTATGGGGTAAAAAGAAGTCAGGGTGAAGCACTTTTCTggcggtccactggttaagactccgcacttccacAGCAGGGGGGCGCACGTTTGATCCCCAGAGCTGAGGATCCTGTGTGCAGTGTGGCATAGCCAATTAAAAGGGAGAACAACTCAGGGTGGCACCGAGGgaagatgagaatgaaaaaatCCCATTCGAGGTTAGGGATGATCTATCCGAGGGGCAGGCagacccctctcctcctctccatgCCCTGAACAGACACCGCGATCAGGCAGGGACATTTGCTCAGTCCAGGTGCGGCCTTGGAATCCTCCCTGATGCAGAGGTCCAGGCACCTACCTGAGGGTCAGAGTGACCTTTCTGATCACCTTTCCCATCCCACTGCAGCCTCTCCAAGTTCCTCCCTGGCCCCCCATCCAAGCCCTGCTAGTTCAATCCATGACGTTTCAGTTCCTGCCTGGCACACCCATAACCCCTTTGTCATCTCATGACTCCCATTTCTCCTCAGTCCCTCACTGGTCCTCCTGGCCCTCTCTTGTACCAGTGggtaaactgaggcccaaaggaaGGACTCCGCAGTGAATGAGCAGAGACCCCAGCCATGCTGAAGCACTGCTCCTGGCTGGTGCATCCATCCCAGCGTCTGTGCAGCCTCGGCGCCCAGCAGCAGCGAGTCCTGCCAGGGAATCACCAGTCCTGCCCCCTGCTTCTGATACACTTTCTTGTGGCCCATCTGAGAGTCAGTGTGTCACCCCTCCCGGGGGACATTTGTCTCTTGAGAAAGAGTGATCTCTCCACCCTGAGTGTGGGTGGCAGGTAGCGGCAGGGACCACAGAGATGTGCCCACCATGCCTCTCGAGCACCATCTGTGCCCTTTCTCTGGGGCCAGGGGTCTTAGGTCCACACCTGTCCACACCCCAAGTCTCTGTGGTGACATGGGGCCCACAGGGACCTCAGGGCCAAGGTGTGGCCTGCACAGCCATCTGCAGGGGTTTCCCATCTCCACCAGCCAGAACTGCCCCAAGACACTAGAGAACAAAGAGAGGTTCTGGAATGAGCAAAAAGTCTTGTTAGACCAGCTTTATTGATATGGCTTTATGGCCCCCGCGGAGCCCTACCCGCCAACTCAGGCCTGCTCAGGCCACCTTCTTGCTCACGCGCTCGTAGGTCACGCCTCCAAGGGTGGAGACCTGGAAGAAACAGCGGGAACAGAGGGAGTCAGTGCAGGGATCCCAAGATGACCATGGGGCCTAGGGAAGGTAGACTGGCCTCTAGTCCCAGCCCTGATGGGAGTGAGCCCGTGCACCGCTTCTCTGGGCCTCTGGTTCCCAGTTTGTTGCAAGGCTCACTCTGTTCACTTTTATGTGGCCAAAGTGCTAACATGTTGGCACGATGTGACTTTCCTTGGGATAAACTTCCACTTGTCCATCCATTTCATTTCATCCATGCCAGTCACATTCCCCCCAACACTGAGCTtgccccattgtacagatgagaaagctaaaGGTTAGAGAAGTCAATCACCCCTCTAAGGAGGAAGGCCACGCTCACCCTGTATACCATTTAGCATTTATGGGACCCCTGTGCTCAGTGATGAGGACATACAGTCTCTGCCCTTAGGAAGTGTAAGGTTTTGTGGAAAAGGCTGGAAAGAGGATGCTGTTCAGCAGAGGCCCGCTGTGTGCGGCACCCTGGGCTCAGGGCCAAGACACGCTGTCATTGATGTGCTCATTGCATCAGTTGGTCCTGATGCCCAGCAGAGGAGAGCTGCTTTCTTGTGGGAGGGGACGGGTGGCGAATGGAATTTTGTGGAAGCAGTTTAGCCCAAGGGCAGCAGTAAAGTGATGTGTGATTTTCATATGGGGTGGATGGAGGATGGAGTGGAGGGGGAGGCCAGGGCTCTGTCTAGAGGAGGAGTGATGAGAGAAGGGGTGCTGGTGGTGggtggaggtgggaagagggaTGCTCACAAAATGCATCCCTGTGGGTGGAGAAGGAGGAAGGTGTCCAGGATAATTCTGGGTCTCCAGAGATGGGAGGACATATGCAACCAAGACAGCTTCTCTCTGCTACCTAGTCTGTCCAtgtgcctgtgtgcgtgtgtgtgcgtaaCAGCCATGAGCTCTGGGCACTGCTCACGCTGTACAGGCTCCATAGTCAGGTGCCCCCCCAGGAATTAGGAAACACTTGTTTCTTTTGGGAAGATGAGTTCTCCTGTCAGGCACAAATGTGCTTCATTCTGCCCTGGATTCTCCTTGTACCCCTCACAGGCTCTGCCCTGGGTTCTTCCTGCACCCCTCACAGGCTGGGGAGCTCTGCCTCTGGGAGTCAGTGTCCTCTAGCTTTCACCAGATTCTCCAAGAAGTCAATTTCCGTCCAGAAAACAATGCTCGtgcctgtgcttagttgctcagttgtgtctgactctacaactcCTTGAACTATAACCTGcgtggctcctttgtccatgggattctccagacacgaatactggagtggattgccatttccttttctcagggggtcttcccaactcagggatgaaaccctcatcttctgtgttggcaggaggattctttactgctgagccgctggAGAAGCTGGtgccatatatatatgtgcgtgtatATGTGGGTATACACATGTGTACACCGACATATTTTTAAacactatagttttttttttaactgaaatgaaaggagggaaagaagacCCATGGCCTGGGAAGAACAGGCAGAGTTTAGAAACCAGCCAATTTCGTCTGCCTCCCCCACagactagctgtgtggccttgggcaagttgcctATGTCTCTGAGCCTCTAaggcttctctgtaaaatgggagtaatgtGAGGGCATTGGGCCTCCGGAGCCATGTGCTGCTTTTCTCTAGACTGGACTTGGGCGAGGAAACAAGGAAACAGGGAAGAGATTGCAAGATAGAGAGGAATGAGGGTGGCAGACCCTGCCTCCCTCTGTACGTCCTCCTGGAGAGGCTTGGGGAGGACAGCCCCGACCTCCCCTGGGGGGGTCTCTAGCCCAAGACATAGGCTCACGAGGAGGAAATGACTGACATGTAGAAGCGTCTTCCTTTTTCTCGTCACCTCACATCCATTTCCTTCACCTAGGGAAACTCTGGAGCCCCCAGGGGAAGAGTTGGGTGGGGGGTGGAGCACCTCCAACCTGTGTTTActgagaacccgcctgccaatgcaggagacacaggagatgaggggtcaatctctgggtcaggatgatcccctggaggaggaaacggcctGTGGGAGGGGTCAGTCCACAGGTGTGTGAGTTGGCCCCAccaaccttttttaaaaatcttttaattagTTGCCAATATTGGCTAGTCTGGAAATTTCACTTTAAGTACCAATTTCCAGCTTCTCTTGAAACACCAGAAGATACAGCATTCAGGGCCTGAAGTCCCTCATGGAAGTGAGGGAGTGGCAGCTGTGTTTGCAGGGCCCACCAGGACTCCCTGCTTCATTTATACTCTGGGAAGTCCAGACTTGTGCCCCTGAGGTGGCTGAGTGTGGGCACTGGAGTCTGGCGCCTAACACCAAATTCCTGCTCTGTCAAGAAAGCTCTGTGCCCTCTGGCCAATCTCTTAGTCaccctgtgcctcagtctcctcacctgcCAAATGCGGATAAAAATCCTTACCTAACAGCGTGATTGTGAAGGTCAGATGAAGTCCTGTGCATCCAGCGATCAGCACAGAGCCCATGCCTCTAAAGCCAGCTTCCCAGAGGCCCTCCTCTCAGGGCAGAAGAACATCCTCTATTTTATGTGGGAACCAGCAGGACACTTACCTCCACCAGCTTGCCATCCACAATCTCTGCAGTGTGGTGGTAGTTGGCGGAGTCCACGACCACCTTCCCACCCTCCATCTTCACGGTGACCTGAAAGGGAAGCATAAGGCAGCCTGAGCTGCAGAGCCCCCACAAATGCAGACCAGCCCTCGGGGGAATGGACCTGCCTCCAGCCCCAGCAGCCCCCTCTAGGAATTAATGTGTCTTATAGACTTGtgatgctgtagcccatgggatcgcaaggagctggaaacgactgagcaacgggacaccaccaccaacaaagaCATGTGATTACATACATCCAAAGACACAGATAATCTGTGCAAGTCACTGGACCTTcctgtacctcagttttctcatctcagtGATGGGGATAGTACTTGTACCTACTCCGTGGGGTtagtgtgaagattaaatgatttaCTGtcatatatgtgggcttcccaggtggttcagtgaagaagactctgcctgccaattcagaagggGAGGGTTCGATCctgaggtcaggaagattccctagaagaGTCAGACGTTTCTGAACAGTCACACATGATATGTGTAAGGTGCTTAGAGCAGCGCCTGGCTCCCTGGTGAGCACTCCTTGTTAGCTGCAGAATCTGTTAATGATCTTCGTTATTAAGTGATGCTGATGTCATCCAAGAGCGTTGATTGCAGCCTTGTTTGTAACAGTGAACAACCTAAGTATTCAACTTACGTTATCCTCCAGTCAATAGCTTAAATATCTATTAATGAGGGAATGCTGACTAGCATTTCCATACTGTTGGACACTATACTACCATTAAGAAAAGAATAAGCCAAGTCAATATGTGCTGAAACTGAAAGATACCGTGAGAagttgttaaatttttaaaatacccaaGTGGCAGAATATCAATATTATGACTGCTTATCCTCCTCCCCTGGCAATCTGAGGAGCAGAGTACTTTCTTGGTCAGGGTTGGGGGCTACAGAGGGGACATGGGATGGATGGAAGACCTGAGGGGCCATTCTGGGTAGGGAGGCGATAAACAGCCAACTTTCACTTCTTTGCTACCCATGATTGCCATTTCGAACCCAGATAAGTCTAGTTCTAGGGCCTGGGCAAGATTAATCTCTAGGTCACACTACAGGCAGCATAAAAATGTGGTTATACTCTCTGGAACCAGACTGCCTGAGGGTGCAGACCCAGCCTTGCTGTGGGATCCAGGCAGCTATTTAATCACATGACTCAGCCCAACtcccccatctgtaaagtggggcggTAGTTATAGTGACCTCACGGGCTTACCTGCATTAAGATGTGGGACAGATCCAGCTAGTGTCCAGGATATATGTGTGAAGGATTCGGCAGATGGGAACAATTTTTATCATCAATATTGTGTCCATTATTGACgtatcattaaaaagaatggcTAAATTGCCAAGTAACTCAAGCTGTTAATGCTGTGGACTAGACTTGAGAAGAAGGGCGtccccggtggtgctagtggtaaagaacccacctgccaacgcaggagacacaggagacctggatttgatcccttggtcagaagatcccctggaggagggcattgcaacccactccagtgttcttgtctggagaatcccatggacacgggagcctggcagtctacagtccatagggtcataaaagtgttggatgcgactgaagcgacttagcacgcacacacagactTGAGAAGAAGCCTCAGCTTAGGGAGCAGCCCCAGGGGACTTGGTGGGAGCCAAGAAGTCAGCCAGAGGcctggggaaggaggaaagggtaGCCAGCAGGCTCTCACCTTGAACTTCTTGTTTCCCACGGTCTCCATCTCGGTCTCCTTGCCAACGGTGAAATTGTTGGAAATGGAGTGGCC encodes:
- the FABP6 gene encoding gastrotropin, which translates into the protein MAFTGKYEIESEKNYDDFMKRLGLSSDTIEKGRNFKVISEIQQDGQNFIWSQHYPGGHSISNNFTVGKETEMETVGNKKFKVTVKMEGGKVVVDSANYHHTAEIVDGKLVEVSTLGGVTYERVSKKVA